A window of Pedobacter lusitanus contains these coding sequences:
- a CDS encoding endonuclease/exonuclease/phosphatase family protein yields the protein MHLFITILTILLLSFTLLSLIKHDYWTFRIFDYPRLQKLVLSVVCLFLLIFFDDRQTIYQLIFIGLISLNILYLFIQIVPFTPLGKKQILRAVTDLPDQSISIMIANVYQDNTNSGGCLREIRKNNPDIILMLETNQRWDNDTKELEKEFPFQVKVPLENTYGMLLYSKLELTDSAVYYLVEKDIPSIHTAVILKNGTRIQLYALHPTPPVPNENPRSTERDKELLLTADLAKEIQDPVIVIGDMNDVAWSYTTELFLKMSGLLDPRRGRGFYNSFHAHYPIMRFPLDHAFISTDFKLKQIKRLSNFDSDHFPIYINLQYEARAGSQQESMEPDAEDIAAAEEKKL from the coding sequence ATGCATTTATTCATTACTATACTGACCATTCTTCTGCTTTCTTTTACCTTGCTGTCGCTGATTAAACATGATTACTGGACCTTCAGAATTTTTGACTACCCACGTCTGCAAAAACTGGTACTTTCCGTTGTCTGCCTTTTTCTGCTGATTTTTTTTGATGACAGGCAAACGATATATCAGCTTATATTTATCGGTTTAATCAGTCTGAACATTCTTTATCTTTTTATACAGATTGTCCCTTTCACCCCCCTGGGTAAAAAACAGATCCTGCGTGCAGTTACCGATCTCCCCGATCAAAGCATCAGTATCATGATTGCCAATGTATACCAGGACAATACAAATTCAGGCGGTTGCCTGCGTGAGATCAGAAAAAACAATCCCGATATTATTCTTATGCTGGAAACCAACCAGCGCTGGGATAATGACACAAAAGAACTGGAGAAAGAATTCCCGTTTCAGGTTAAAGTCCCTTTGGAGAATACTTACGGAATGCTGCTATATTCAAAACTGGAACTGACAGACTCAGCAGTTTATTACCTGGTTGAAAAAGATATTCCATCTATACATACTGCAGTTATACTGAAAAACGGTACCAGGATACAGTTATATGCATTACATCCTACCCCGCCTGTACCCAATGAAAATCCAAGATCAACTGAAAGAGATAAAGAACTCTTATTAACCGCTGATTTAGCTAAAGAAATTCAGGATCCCGTGATCGTAATCGGGGACATGAATGACGTTGCCTGGAGTTACACAACAGAATTATTTCTAAAAATGAGTGGTCTTTTAGATCCCAGAAGAGGCCGGGGATTTTACAATTCCTTCCATGCACACTATCCCATCATGCGTTTCCCGCTCGACCATGCATTTATCTCGACAGACTTCAAGCTAAAGCAGATTAAACGCCTGTCAAATTTCGATTCCGATCACTTCCCAATCTATATCAATCTGCAATATGAAGCCAGAGCCGGCAGCCAGCAGGAATCTATGGAGCCCGATGCAGAAGATATAGCCGCTGCGGAAGAAAAAAAATTGTAA
- a CDS encoding polysaccharide lyase — translation MNKQANKKQLMAGMMLLAVLFGASCKKEVNQESPANQENKKEVSAVNSSLNLNWENRTNGSTYTGSQAAADFGNVSGWQDSRAFITNGKDNSNGLRITLLPNALSAAGGMVGNVNLNQGSAYELDYDVKFHSNFNFSRGGKIGFGFAIGEGNTGGDPGWDGNGGTLRLMWYSPSADRVFFQPYVYHKDQPTKFGDTYTNRFPASGSLQKGVWYHVHMYVRSNTGSSTNGRAQIIINGTTILDNDIRWTTNDSQRLINKLTFHTFRGGSQDEWKANTTDYIYYDNLVVNKIN, via the coding sequence ATGAACAAACAAGCTAACAAAAAACAGTTGATGGCCGGCATGATGTTACTGGCAGTTTTATTCGGGGCATCCTGCAAAAAAGAAGTGAATCAGGAAAGTCCGGCTAATCAGGAAAACAAGAAAGAAGTCAGTGCTGTTAATTCATCACTGAATCTCAACTGGGAAAACCGGACCAATGGATCTACCTATACTGGTTCGCAGGCTGCTGCTGACTTTGGTAATGTATCCGGATGGCAGGATTCCAGAGCCTTTATTACCAATGGAAAAGATAACTCCAATGGTTTAAGAATCACTTTATTGCCCAATGCTTTATCTGCTGCAGGTGGAATGGTTGGTAATGTAAACCTGAATCAGGGATCAGCCTATGAGCTGGACTATGATGTGAAATTTCACAGCAATTTCAACTTTAGCAGAGGCGGAAAGATCGGTTTCGGTTTTGCTATCGGAGAGGGAAATACAGGCGGAGATCCGGGATGGGATGGTAATGGCGGAACTTTAAGGTTAATGTGGTATTCCCCAAGTGCAGACCGCGTATTTTTTCAGCCTTATGTTTATCATAAAGATCAGCCTACTAAATTCGGAGATACTTATACCAACAGATTTCCTGCAAGCGGATCTCTGCAAAAAGGGGTCTGGTATCATGTTCATATGTATGTTAGGAGCAATACCGGTTCCAGTACAAACGGGCGTGCACAGATTATTATCAATGGTACTACGATTCTGGACAATGATATCCGCTGGACAACCAATGATAGTCAGAGACTGATTAACAAGCTTACTTTCCATACTTTCAGAGGTGGCAGTCAGGATGAATGGAAAGCGAATACTACAGATTATATCTATTACGATAATTTAGTAGTCAATAAAATTAACTAA
- a CDS encoding 7TM diverse intracellular signaling domain-containing protein: MTKLVFASLNGYLVRIHMVVCLFLLLNVSHAFAQKAVLVNDKIPHYIFSYGEIEYLEDKTNVLTLNDILKPAINSGFLVNQKYTPKNYHTGSVYWYRFKIKHHEASAKTWILEFFDQSINDFSLFVPDSSGKYQLYHSGTAYPFSQREYQHKNFIYELSNDSDAELTYYVRIKSSQSVSAIIVLRDMHWFVRYALNEYLFFGLFYGMVIVFSLYNLLMFFAVRQMQYLYYVLYNLSIGLYEMSIDGIAFQYLWPDWPLWNAYGIGCALYLSSIFGLMFTLSFLCVKAKAPHLYRLVIAVIVLRSLFFLVCLLNTHLFNYKLIEFIPLLVAYGTGIYVWKKGYRPAMFFVIGYSFLVIGFLIKILLLLDVSWMPYGPFSYYSLSFCFVFEMILVSFAIGESVRALKDTLNNELTKLVDERTQEVVSKAAIIEKQNEEICSMNAMLEKDNQELHLNIERVTKARVMSHEVDFAEFSKIYPDRETCFKYLSELKWANGYTCRKCPNTFYLAGFLPYSRRCTKCGYDESVIAYTIFQNSKIPINKAFYMLFLVYSTKGKISSHKLSGLLLIRQSTCWAYNSKMQKILQERKKELKNSGEGGWSNLIISPA; this comes from the coding sequence ATGACTAAACTTGTTTTCGCCTCTTTAAATGGCTATTTGGTTAGAATCCATATGGTTGTTTGTTTATTTTTGCTCTTGAATGTCAGCCATGCTTTTGCCCAGAAAGCTGTTTTGGTGAATGACAAAATACCCCATTATATTTTCTCTTATGGTGAAATTGAATATCTGGAAGATAAAACGAATGTTTTAACATTAAATGATATTTTAAAGCCAGCTATTAATTCAGGTTTTCTGGTCAATCAAAAATACACGCCAAAAAACTATCATACCGGCTCTGTCTACTGGTACAGATTTAAAATCAAACATCATGAAGCGTCCGCTAAAACCTGGATTCTGGAGTTTTTTGATCAGTCTATCAATGATTTCAGCTTATTTGTACCGGATAGCAGCGGGAAATATCAGTTGTATCATTCTGGTACGGCCTATCCTTTCAGTCAGCGGGAATATCAGCATAAGAACTTTATTTATGAGCTGAGTAATGACTCGGATGCAGAGCTGACTTATTACGTCAGGATAAAATCTTCACAATCTGTAAGTGCAATTATCGTATTGCGGGATATGCACTGGTTTGTCCGGTACGCACTGAACGAGTATTTGTTTTTTGGGCTGTTCTACGGGATGGTCATTGTTTTTAGCTTATATAACTTACTGATGTTTTTTGCAGTCAGACAGATGCAGTATCTCTATTATGTGCTGTACAATCTGAGTATTGGTTTATATGAAATGAGTATTGACGGGATTGCTTTTCAGTATCTCTGGCCCGACTGGCCTTTATGGAATGCTTACGGTATCGGCTGTGCCTTGTATTTAAGCAGCATTTTTGGCCTGATGTTTACACTTAGTTTTCTCTGTGTAAAAGCCAAAGCTCCTCATTTATACAGACTGGTTATTGCAGTTATTGTATTGCGCAGTTTGTTTTTTCTGGTCTGTTTGCTGAATACGCATCTTTTTAATTATAAACTGATTGAGTTCATTCCTTTACTGGTTGCTTATGGAACCGGGATTTATGTGTGGAAGAAGGGCTATCGTCCGGCTATGTTTTTTGTAATCGGTTATAGTTTCCTGGTAATCGGCTTTTTAATCAAAATCCTGTTATTACTGGATGTAAGCTGGATGCCTTACGGGCCATTTTCTTATTATAGTCTGAGCTTCTGTTTTGTGTTTGAAATGATTCTGGTCTCTTTTGCCATTGGCGAAAGTGTAAGGGCTTTAAAGGATACGCTGAATAATGAACTGACCAAACTGGTGGATGAGCGTACGCAGGAAGTGGTTTCCAAGGCTGCAATCATTGAAAAACAAAACGAGGAAATCTGTTCGATGAATGCGATGCTGGAAAAGGATAATCAGGAACTGCATCTGAATATAGAGCGGGTCACCAAAGCCAGGGTGATGTCACATGAGGTGGATTTTGCAGAATTCAGTAAGATTTATCCGGATAGGGAAACCTGTTTTAAATATCTTTCGGAATTGAAATGGGCAAATGGGTATACCTGCCGTAAATGTCCGAATACCTTTTACCTGGCAGGATTTTTACCTTATAGCAGAAGATGCACCAAATGTGGTTATGATGAATCTGTAATAGCATATACCATTTTTCAGAACAGTAAAATTCCGATTAATAAGGCATTTTACATGCTTTTTCTGGTGTATTCAACAAAAGGAAAAATCTCTTCGCATAAGCTTTCCGGCTTATTGCTGATCAGACAGAGTACCTGCTGGGCCTATAACAGTAAAATGCAGAAGATTTTGCAGGAACGTAAAAAAGAGCTGAAGAATAGCGGTGAAGGGGGATGGAGCAATCTTATAATTTCACCTGCCTGA